A genomic stretch from Coffea arabica cultivar ET-39 chromosome 10c, Coffea Arabica ET-39 HiFi, whole genome shotgun sequence includes:
- the LOC113714025 gene encoding beta-amyrin 6-beta-monooxygenase-like, which produces MELKTTTRCTGIAYSWRKFEVSRIRPEKFIQERSASLIKPLQFLSPGENSLKEFTAKNRSSIEEILKPQALKHYIPITDSMARDQLETNWAPFKEVKVYPLSKKYTFSLACRLFLGVEDHKVVKTLSNSFNVALSGMYSIPIDLPGTAYNKALKGGNLVKDEILKILKKRKTELLDNRNIAAEGLDMLSRLLLQSDENGSFSKE; this is translated from the exons ATGGAG CTCAAAACTACCACCAGGTGCACTGGGATAGCCTATTCTTGGAGAAAATTTGAAGTTAGCCGCATCAGGCCAGAGAAGTTTATTCAGGAGAGA TCTGCATCACTAATCAAGCCTTTACAATTTCTGTCTCCTGGAGAAAATTCCTTGAAGGAATTCACTGCAAAAAATCGTAGTTCTATTGAAGAAATTCTGAAGCCTCAAGCTCTAAAACATTATATTCCAATCACGGATTCTATGGCTCGTGATCAGCTCGAGACTAATTGGGCTCCTTTTAAAGAGGTGAAGGTTTATCCTTTGTCCAAGAAGTATACATTTTCATTGGCCTGTAGATTGTTTTTGGGCGTTGAAGATCATAAAGTTGTTAAAACATTGTCTAATTCCTTCAATGTTGCTTTATCTGGGATGTATTCTATCCCAATTGATTTGCCTGGGACGGCTTATAATAAAGCTTTGAAAGGAGGCAATTTAGTAAAGGATGAGATTTTAAAGAtcttgaagaagaggaaaacaGAGCTCTTAGATAATAGGAATATTGCTGCTGAAGGTTTAGACATGTTATCTCGTTTGCTGCTTCAAAGTGATGAAAATGGTAGTTTCTCTAAGGAATAA